From a single Candidatus Palauibacter australiensis genomic region:
- a CDS encoding type II toxin-antitoxin system Phd/YefM family antitoxin yields MESDHERPAGLPRTIKASEFKAKCLKLMDEVAETGEEIVITKNGRPVSKLVPCAEKPETLFGRYRDVMRIHGDIVGPMPREWWDDGDDADEDLF; encoded by the coding sequence ATGGAATCGGATCACGAACGGCCCGCGGGGCTCCCGCGGACGATCAAGGCCTCGGAGTTCAAGGCGAAGTGTCTCAAGCTCATGGATGAAGTCGCAGAGACCGGCGAGGAAATCGTCATCACGAAGAACGGCCGCCCCGTGTCGAAGCTCGTGCCCTGCGCGGAGAAACCGGAGACGCTGTTCGGACGGTATCGTGATGTGATGCGGATCCATGGCGATATCGTGGGGCCCATGCCCAGAGAGTGGTGGGACGACGGAGACGACGCCGACGAGGATCTGTTTTGA
- a CDS encoding type II toxin-antitoxin system VapC family toxin gives MILLDTHVLLWHGRGDRRLGRRARRMIERALPRRRAAISAISFWEIAMRVHSGRFDLLMEPEALRRDLLAQGLVEIPVSGLIGVRAGRLPGLHGDPADRLIVATALEGYELLTADRRILDWSGKLNRFDATE, from the coding sequence TTGATCCTGCTCGACACACACGTCCTGCTGTGGCACGGGCGCGGGGACCGCCGGCTCGGGCGGCGCGCTCGGCGGATGATCGAGCGGGCGCTACCCCGGAGGCGGGCGGCGATCTCGGCCATATCCTTCTGGGAGATCGCGATGCGCGTCCACAGCGGGCGATTCGACCTTCTCATGGAACCGGAGGCCCTGCGTCGCGACCTCCTCGCCCAGGGACTCGTCGAAATCCCGGTCAGCGGACTGATTGGCGTGCGGGCGGGACGGCTCCCGGGCTTGCACGGCGACCCGGCCGACCGGCTTATCGTTGCCACGGCTCTGGAGGGGTATGAACTGCTCACGGCCGACCGGCGCATTCTCGACTGGTCGGGCAAGCTGAACCGGTTCGACGCGACCGAATAG